The region GATCAGCTCGTCGGCCTCCTCCTGGGCGGCGGCCATGGTCTTCTTGTACTCGTCGCGGATGGCCTGGCGCATCCGCCGCTCGCGGTTGCGCAGCTCGCTGAGCCGCTGGTCGTGCTCCCGGCGCAGCTCGTCGCGACGGTGCTCCATCGAGGCGACCAGCGTCGCGCATTCGGAGCGCAGCTCCCGCGCGGTCTTCTCGGCCTCGGCGATCAGCTCCCTGGCCTCGTTCTCCGCGGTGCCCCTGATGATCTCGGCCTGGCGCCTGGCCTGGTCCCGAAGGGTCTGGACCTCCTCCTCGGCGATGGTGAGCATGTTCTGCACCCGCTGCGAGGCGGCGGGCAGGCCGGTGTCGGAGCTCCCGATGCGCTTGAGCCGGGCCTCGGCCTGGTCGAGCGCGTTGCGGGTGTCGTCGCACAGCCTGCGCAGGTCGGCGTTGAGTTGGGCGGACTCGTTGCGGTCGATGGTGACCAGCTTGAGCTGGTCCTCGAGCAGCTCGATGTGCTCGATGACCTGGTTGCGGTGGAAGCCCCGGATCTGGATGTCGAAGCCGGGACGGAGCGGGATGACGGCGTCAGCGGCGTCTTCCATGTGGAACTCCTTATCCGGACGACTCGACCTGGTTGGCTAAGCGGAGATTAGGTCTGCGCGCGCGAAACCGCCCAGCGGAGCGCCGAGATCCTCACCTGATCAGGTAAGGATCTTCATTCGATGTCATGTAGCCAGATTTCGGCTGAACTGGTCCACGATCCCGATTCGTGACCATGCGTGTCCACTTTGGAGCGGGTGCGTTCGTTCGGCCTAGTGGCGTGCTCCGCGGTGATCAAGTGTTAGGTTAGCCTCAGCTCAGCGGGGTCGACGGATGGAGTGAACGGCGTGGCGGGCGACGTGGAACTCGCGGACAGGGCTCGACGACGCGCGTGCCGGCTGCTCAGGCGTTGGCTGGCCGAGACGCACACTCCGGTGGAGCCCGGCCCGCTGTCCCTGCGGATCGGCCCGGTGCGGGTGTCGGCCGAGGTCGCTTACCGCTCGCCGACGGGCGCCCACGGGTTCGGCCCGATCCGCGTCCTCGATGCCGAGGGTGTGCCGGTGGCGCTCGCCGATCCGGTGCTGCTGGCGGCCGCCTGCTCGGCGGACTCGCGGAGCCGCTCGCTGCCGAGCGCGCCGATCAACGCCCCGGACGCCGGTACCGCTGTCGACTGGGTGCTCTCGTCGCTCGCCGACGACGAGGACGACGAGGTGCCCGCCGGCATGACCGCGGAGGAGGCGGTGCGCCTGCTGTCGCGGCAGGTCGACGACCTGCCGCGGTCGCCGGGCGCCGACCCGTGGTCGCTGGTCGCCGGCCCGCTGGCGGCCATCGGGCGGTTCGGGCGGGCCGGGATCGCCGACGAGTGCTGGTTGCTGGAGGTGCTCGCCGGGCGGCTCCGCGCGGTCGACGACGACCTGTCCCGCTCGTGGCTGAGCAGTCCGACGCTCGCCGACCGCGCTGTGCTCGTGGGTGAGGGGTTGCGCTACCGGCCGGATGTGCGGCCGGTGCCGTTCGACGTGCCGAACCCGCTGCACGAGGGCAAGTCCGACGTCCCGCCGCCGCCCGTGCCCGTGCTGGGCGGGCCGTGGTCGCTGCGTCCGGTCGAGGTCGCGGTCCACGGGGATGGCGGGCCTGACGTCGCACTGGTGCACCGCTGGATGAACACCCCGCACGTCGCGCACCACTGGAACCAGGCGTGGCCGCTGGAGCGCTGGCGGGAGGAACTCGCCCACCAGCTCGGCGGTGAGCACTCCCTGCCCTGCGTGGTCGGACACGAGGGACGCGAGGTCGCGTATCTGGAGCTCTACCGGGTGACCCGCGACAAGCTTGCGGGCTGCTACCCGTACGGGCCGCACGACCTCGGGGTCCACATCGCGATCGGCGAGCGGGAGGTGCTCGGGCGCGGTTTCGGGTCGTCGCTGCTGCGCGCGGTCGCGGGTGCGCTGCTGGACGCCGATCCGCGGTGCGCGCGGGTGGTCGCCGAGCCGAATGTGCACAACGAGGCTTCGGTGCGCGCCTTCGCCAAGGCCGGGTTCGTCCGGGAGAGGGAGATCGGCCTGCCCGCCAAGAACTCGGCTCTGATGGTCTTCTCCCGGGTCTGACGACCGGTCATGCCCCTGTGTGAACGCGTGAGTAAGCGCACCGTGACGTGATCCCCCGCTTGAACCAAGGTTAGCCTTACTTTTATTGGTGGAGAACGATGCCGGAGCGCTCCGCCGTGTCGTTGCCGCTGACCACAGCGCAGTAGGGCATCTGGTTCGCCCAGCAACTCGACCGGACGAACCCGATCTACAACACCGGCGAGTGCGTCGAGATCAGCGGCCCGGTGGAGCCGGTGGTGTTCGAGCAGGCCCTGCGGTGGGGCGTGGCGGAGGCCGAGGCGCTGCGAGCCCGCGTGGTCGTCGACGGCGACGAGCCGCGCCAGGTCGTGGAGCCGGAGGTGGACTTCCCGCTGCCGTGCTCGACGTCAGCGCCGAGGCGGACCCGCGGGCGAGCGCGCTGGCGTGGATGCGGGCCGACCTCGCCGAGCCGGTCGACCCGGCGGGCAGGCTGTTCGCCGCCGCACTACTGAAGATCGGTGAGGACCACTGGTTCTGGTACCAGCGGATCCACCACGTGGCCATCGACGGCTACGGCTTCTCGATCGTCATCCGCCGGGTCGCCGAGGTCTACAGCGCACTGGTCGTGGGCGAGGACCCCGGGCCGTCGCCTTTCGAGCCGCTGGACTCGCTGATCGCCGAGGAGCGGCGCTACCGGGAGTCCGAGAAGGCGGGCAAGGACGCGGAGTACTGGCGGAACCTGCTGGCCGACCAACCCGAGGCGGCGACGCTCTCCGGCCGCGTCCGGATGAGCGCCGACCACTTCCTGCGGCTGCCCGCCGCGGCAGGCGCCGAGACCGCCGACGCCCTGGCGGTTGCCGCCGGCCTCAGCCGCACGATCTGGCCCGACGCGCTTATCGCCGCGGTTGGCGCCTACGTGCACAGCATGACCGGCGCGCGGGACGTGCTGCTCGGCCTGCCGGTGATGGGCAGGCTCGGCACGGTCGCCCTGCGGGTGCCGGGCATGGTCGTCAACGTCCTGCCGCTGCGCCTGCGCGTCACCTCGCGAACCACCCGCGACGAACTGGTCGCGCAGGCCGCCAAAGCCGTTCGCGACCTGCGCAGGCACCAGAACCACCGCGGTGAGGAGCTGCGCAGGCACCTGCGGCGAGTGGGCGTGGACCGCCCGCTGTTCGGGCCGATGGTCAACATCAAGTCCTTCGACTACGACCTGAGCTTCGGCGGCGCGAAGGCCGAGGTGCACAACCTGGCCGCCGGGCCGGTCGAGGACCTCAACATCTCGGTCTACCTCGACGGCGGCGACCTGCGCTTCGAGTTCGACGCCAACCCCGCCCTGTACGGCGAGGACGATCTGACCGCGCACCACGACCGCTTCCTGCGGTTCCTGCGCGGGTTCGCCGAGTCCGGCGCCGATGCCGAAATCGGCCGGATCGAACTGCTCGCCCCGCACGAGCGGCGCCGCATCCTCGACGAGTGGAACGAGCCGGGGCAGGAGCAGCCGTCGTCGCCGGCCACGCTGCCGGAGCTGTTCGAGGAGCAGGCCCGGCGCACCCCCGACGCGGTCGCGGTCACCTTCGAGGGCGGCGACACCACCTACGGCGAGCTCGACGCGCGCGCCACCGCGCTGGCGCACCACCTGATCGACCACGGCGTGGGGCCCGAGCAGCTCGTCGCACTTGCCCTGCCGCGCTCGGCCGAGCTGGTCGTGGCGCTGCTGGCGGTGCTCAAGGCGGGCGCGGCGTACCTGCCGCTGGACCCCGGCCACCCGGCCGAGCGCATCGCCCACATCGTCGCCGACGCCCGGCCCGCGGTGCTGGTCAGCGACACCGAGCACGCGTCCCGGCTGCTGCCCTCCGACATCACCCGGCTGCTGCTCGACGACCCGGCGACCGCCGAGGCGATTTCCGCGCACTCGCAACGCGATCCCGGACCCGGCGAGCGCGGGCGGGTCGGTCCGGACAACGCCGCCTACGTCATCTACACCTCGGGTTCGACCGGACGCCCCAAGGGCGTGGTGATCCCGCACCGCAACGTGGTCCGGCTCTTCACCGCCACCGAGCCGTGGTTCTCCTTCGACGACACCGACGTCTGGACGCTGTTCCACTCCTACGCCTTCGACTTCTCGGTGTGGGAGCTGTGGGGTGCGCTGCTGCACGGCGGTCGGCTCGTCGTCGTGCCGCACGAGGTCAGTCGCTCTCCGGGGGAGTTCCTGGAGCTGCTGGAGCGCGAGCGCGTCACCGTGCTCAACCAGACGCCGTCGGCGTTCTACCAGCTCGTCCAGGCCGATCGGGAAGCTTGCGCGGAACT is a window of Saccharopolyspora erythraea NRRL 2338 DNA encoding:
- a CDS encoding GNAT family N-acetyltransferase: MAGDVELADRARRRACRLLRRWLAETHTPVEPGPLSLRIGPVRVSAEVAYRSPTGAHGFGPIRVLDAEGVPVALADPVLLAAACSADSRSRSLPSAPINAPDAGTAVDWVLSSLADDEDDEVPAGMTAEEAVRLLSRQVDDLPRSPGADPWSLVAGPLAAIGRFGRAGIADECWLLEVLAGRLRAVDDDLSRSWLSSPTLADRAVLVGEGLRYRPDVRPVPFDVPNPLHEGKSDVPPPPVPVLGGPWSLRPVEVAVHGDGGPDVALVHRWMNTPHVAHHWNQAWPLERWREELAHQLGGEHSLPCVVGHEGREVAYLELYRVTRDKLAGCYPYGPHDLGVHIAIGEREVLGRGFGSSLLRAVAGALLDADPRCARVVAEPNVHNEASVRAFAKAGFVREREIGLPAKNSALMVFSRV